Proteins from one Bos taurus isolate L1 Dominette 01449 registration number 42190680 breed Hereford chromosome 7, ARS-UCD2.0, whole genome shotgun sequence genomic window:
- the IGIP gene encoding IgA-inducing protein precursor produces the protein MKKRSVSGCNITILAVVFSHLSAGNSPCGNQANVLCISRLEFVQYQS, from the coding sequence ATGAAGAAGCGCAGTGTGTCGGGCTGTAATATAACCATACTTGCTGTTGTGTTCTCCCATCTCAGTGCTGGGAACTCACCATGTGGAAACCAAGCAAATGTGTTGTGCATCAGCCGGCTTGAGTTTGTTCAATATCAAAGCTGA